The genomic interval AACTGGCGGAGGCGCAGCGCAACCTGGCGCAGGCGCTGTATAACACGATCGTGAACCAGTTGAAGCTCAAGGCGGCGGTGGGCAAGCTCGCCGAAGCCGACCTGGCCGACGTCAACCTCCTCCTCAAGGACGACGCGCAGTAATCCGGAAGCGGCGCATGACCAGCGGCGCTGCGCTTTCTCCCGAAGCCCTCAAGCATGCCAAGGCGGCGCTACGGCAGACTATTCTTGCGCTTCGCGACGCTGCCGATGCCGCGAGTCGAAGCAGCAACTCGCAAACCATCACGCAGAAACTGTCCGCCCTTCCCGCTTATC from Betaproteobacteria bacterium carries:
- a CDS encoding channel protein TolC, encoding LAEAQRNLAQALYNTIVNQLKLKAAVGKLAEADLADVNLLLKDDAQ